One region of Brassica napus cultivar Da-Ae chromosome A10, Da-Ae, whole genome shotgun sequence genomic DNA includes:
- the LOC111201379 gene encoding protein LIGHT-DEPENDENT SHORT HYPOCOTYLS 6-like, which translates to MESTDSGSQQHGGDPGPSSVTPSSPPATPPSRYESQKRRDWNTFLQYLKNHKPPLALSRCSGAHVIEFLKYLDQFGKTKVHVATCPYFGHQQPPSPCACPLKQAWGSLDALIGRLRAAYEEHGGRPDSNPFAARAVRIYLREVRESQAKARGIPYEKKKRKRAPTVTTARIDVAPSRQSEGGGGCNDSDPSVAEAVPP; encoded by the coding sequence ATGGAATCGACTGATTCGGGGTCACAACAACATGGAGGTGACCCAGGTCCGTCCTCCGTAACGCCCTCTTCACCTCCGGCGACGCCGCCTAGCAGGTACGAGTCGCAGAAACGACGTGACTGGAACACGTTCTTGCAGTACCTCAAGAACCATAAGCCGCCTCTCGCGTTATCACGATGTAGCGGAGCGCACGTGATCGAGTTCCTCAAGTACCTAGATCAGTTCGGTAAGACCAAAGTCCACGTGGCGACCTGTCCTTACTTCGGACATCAGCAGCCTCCCTCTCCTTGCGCTTGTCCTCTCAAGCAAGCCTGGGGATCTCTCGATGCTCTGATCGGACGGTTGAGAGCTGCGTACGAGGAGCACGGTGGGAGGCCTGATTCCAACCCTTTCGCCGCACGTGCGGTCAGGATTTACTTGAGAGAAGTCAGAGAAAGTCAAGCCAAGGCACGTGGGATTCCATACGAGAAGAAGAAACGGAAACGGGCACCAACTGTCACCACCGCTAGAATTGACGTTGCTCCGTCGAGACAAAGTGAAGGAGGTGGTGGTTGTAACGACAGTGATCCGTCTGTCGCCGAAGCTGTACCGccttaa